A single window of Papio anubis isolate 15944 chromosome 8, Panubis1.0, whole genome shotgun sequence DNA harbors:
- the LOC116276383 gene encoding 60S ribosomal protein L29-like, with protein sequence MAKSKNHTTHNQSRKWHRNGIKKPRSQRYESLKGVDPKFLRNMRFAKKHNKKGLKKMQANNAKAMSARAEAVKALVKPKEVKPKIPKGVSRRLDRLAYIAHPKLGKRARARIAKGLRLCRPKAKDQTKAQAAAPASIPAQVPKGAQATTKATE encoded by the coding sequence ATGGCCAAGTCCAAgaaccacaccacacacaaccaGTCCCGAAAATGGCACAGAAATGGTATCAAGAAACCCCGATCACAAAGATACGAATCTCTTAAGGGGGTGGACCCCAAGTTCCTGAGGAACATGCGCTTTGCCAAGAAGCACAACAAGAAGGGCCTAAAGAAGATGCAGGCCAACAATGCCAAGGCCATGAGTGCACGTGCCGAGGCTGTCAAGGCCCTCGTAAAGCCCAAGGAGGTTAAGCCCAAGATCCCAAAGGGTGTCAGCCGCAGGCTTGATCGACTTGCCTACATTGCCCACCCCAAGCTTGGGAAGCGTGCTCGTGCTCGCATTGCCAAGGGGCTCCGGCTGTGCCGGCCAAAGGCCAAGGATCAAACCAAGGCCCAGGCTGCAGCTCCAGCTTCAATTCCAGCTCAGGTTCCCAAAGGTGCCCAGGCCACTACAAAGGCTACAGAGTAG